TTGCTAAGTACTCCGCCCTGGCCCTCGTGATTGGCTTGGCTTCCGGCTGCGCTAGCAGCGATACCAAGACGACAGAGGCTGAGGCCACCACGCTGGCTAATCAGGCAATCAAGACCGCTAACGAAGCCAGCCGCAAGGCGGACGCTGCCATGAACGCAGCCCGGGCAGCTCAGGACTGTTGCGATCAGACCAAAGAAGGTATCAATCGCAGCTATCAGAAGAGCATGAGGAAGTAAGTCGTATCCGTGCAATAAAAAAGCCTCGTGGGC
The sequence above is drawn from the Gammaproteobacteria bacterium genome and encodes:
- the oprI gene encoding Major outer membrane lipoprotein, giving the protein MQKTIVKIAKYSALALVIGLASGCASSDTKTTEAEATTLANQAIKTANEASRKADAAMNAARAAQDCCDQTKEGINRSYQKSMRK